From the Mastacembelus armatus chromosome 14, fMasArm1.2, whole genome shotgun sequence genome, one window contains:
- the LOC113143257 gene encoding rho-related GTP-binding protein RhoG-like, with amino-acid sequence MQTIKCVVVGDGAVGKTCLLISYTTGAFPKEYIPTVFDNYSSQVTVDSRIISLNLWDTAGQEEYDRLRTLSYPQTNVFIVCFSISSPASYENVKHKWHPEVSHHCPGVPILLVGTKSDLRNDTETQRKLKEQNQTPVTPQQGTALARQIHAVRYMECSALNQDGIKDVFIEAVKSFLNPQPTVNKRHHCVLL; translated from the exons atGCAGACCATAAAGTGTGTGGTTGTAGGTGACGGTGCTGTGGGGAAGACCTGCCTCCTTATCTCCTACACCACTGGAGCTTTTCCCAAAGAGTACATCCCAACTGTGTTTGACAACTACAGCAGCCAG GTGACGGTGGACAGCAGGATCATCAGTCTGAACCTGTGGGACACTGCGGGTCAGGAGGAGTACGACCGACTGAGGACACTGTCCTACCCACAGACCAACGTCTTCATCGTCTGCTTCTCCATCTCGAGCCCAGCCTCCTACGAGAACGTCAAACACAAGTGGCAtccagag GTATCTCACCATTGTCCCGGTGTTCCCATCCTCCTGGTTGGCACAAAGAGCGACCTCCGCAATGACACCGAGACTCAGAGGAagctgaaggagcagaaccagaCGCCCGTCACCCCCCAGCAGGGCACCGCTCTCGCCCGGCAGATCCACGCCGTGCGCTACATGGAGTGTTCGGCCCTCAATCAGGACGGCATAAAGGACGTGTTCATCGAGGCAGTGAAGTCCTTCCTCAACCCGCAACCCACCGTCAACAAGCGGCACCACTGCGTCCTGCTGTAG